Part of the Burkholderia sp. FERM BP-3421 genome, CTTGTAGCCCGCGATCAGCAGCGCCTGCCCCTGCTCGATGAAGGCCTGCGTGCTGATCTCGCTCGAATTGATCACCGGAATGTTGTCGACGGTGCGCGACGACAGCTCGCCGTCCACGATCCGCACGTCGAGCTTGATCTGCGTGCGCCCGCCTTCCTCGATCACCATCGGCAGCACGCGCAGCGATACCCCCGTCGAGATCCCGTACAGATCCGCCGACGTATACCCCGCCACCCGCACGAAGAACTGGGTCTTGTTGTCCATCACCGCCTCGATGTTGTCGAGCGTCGTCACCTTCGGGCTCGCGTCGGTGCGCGCCTGATTGGTCGATTCGAGCGCGTTGATGCGGGTCAGCAGGTAGCGCCCGGCGTCGCCGAGCACGGCGGTCAGCGACAGGCCGAGCGGCGTCGCCCCCACGCTCGCGCCGCCCCCGCTGCCGCTGCCCGACAGCGAGATCGAGCCGAAGGTCGGATTCAGCGAGCCGTTCGCGTAGCTGTTCTGCGCGGTCGTGCCGGTGCCGGTCTGGATGTCGAGGTGGCTGTTGTGCGCGCGCCAGTCGATGCCGAGCTGGCGCAGCGCGCCCTCGTCGATCTCGATGATGTGCGCCTCGATCTCGATCAGGCGGGGCTTCACGTCGAGCAGCGTGATCAGGTCCGGATACTGCGACATCCGCTCCGGCAAGTCGCGCACGAGGATCGAATTGGTGCGCGGGTCCGCCTGGATCACCGGCAGTTCCGACGGGCCGCCGGTGTTGGCCGGCGCGCCCGCGCCGCCGCCCGGGTCACCGGCCGGCGCGCCCGGCGGCAGCTCGGCCGCCGCGCGCGCGTTGCCCACGCCCGCGAGCATGGCCGCGAAGCCGCCGGACGCGCGCGGGTCGCCGCCCGAGCCCGCGCCCGCCTGCATGGAAGGCGGCAGCGGCGGCAAAGGCGTCCCGCCGCTTTGTCCGCCGCCGAGATCGGTCATGGGCGCGGCGCGGCCGATCGGCCGGCCGACCGTGGTCTGCGAGCCGGACTTGCCGCTCTCGGGGTGGTACATGTGGTTCAGCAGCGAGGCGACGCCCGGCATCGACACGGTCTTGCCGTCGACGCTCACGTCGCGATCGGCGGCCCATGCGTGCTTCAGCGAAAACACGCGGATCACCGCGCCGCCCGTGCGGACGGCGTTCTCATCGAGCCGCGCGGCGACGCTCGACACCAGTTCGACATAGCGCGGCGGCCCCGCGACAAGCGCGGTGCGCTGCTGCGGGCTGTAGGCGATCGGGTAGCGCGGGTCGGCCACCTTCATCTGTTCGAGCAGGTCGCGCAGGTCGCCGGTGGTCGCATGGTCGAGCTTGAGCAGCGTGCTCTTCATGCTGTTCGCGGGCGTGACGTACAGCACCGTGCCGTCGAAGTACCAGACGAAGCCGAACGAGGAGGCGAGCGTTTCGAGGAATTTCTGCGGCGGCATCTTCATCTTGCCGCTCACGACGCCGCTCACGTCGGGCGCGATGTTCGCGGCGATGTTCTGGCTCGCGGCGAAGTCGCGCAGCACGTCCTTCACGTCCTTGCCTTCCGCCGCGTACTGGATCTCGGGGCTGCGCCAGCGTACCGGCGCGGCGTCGGCGGGCGCGCTCGCGAGCGCGGCGAGCAGGGACAGCAAAACGGGAATCTTGGCCTTCATGGGTCGGTCCGGAGGGCGGGCGCGGCCGGCGGGCCGACGCTCTGTGATAGGAACCCTCGCAGTAGACCGCAGCCGCGCACGCAGGGTGGCGCGCGCGGCGAAGCGCCGTTCAATAGAACGAATTGATGGTCCAGCCGGTGACGAGCGGCGTTTGCAGGAACGTCCTCTTGCTGTTGCAGTAGGTGGATTGCCACGGCGTCGCGTCCTGGTCGTACGTCGCCCAGTTGCTCGACAGCACGACCTTGTAGCCGTTCCCCGGCTCGGCCGCCTGGTTCAGCGTGACGTTGATCGTCGACGAATCGTCGATCAGCTTCGTCGACTGCGCCTCGTTGCTCGCGATGACCGCGTTGTTGCGCTTGTCGACGATCTGGACGATGAGGCGCATCTGCCCCTGCCGGCCCGTCTTGTTGCAGAGCGCGTAGGCCATGTGCATATACGCGCTCACGGAGATCAGGCCGTTGTTGTTGAGTGTCACCGGGCGTTCGATGACGTAGGTGTAGGTGCCGTCTTCGGAATGCGATACGTAGGGAGACGTATAGGGGCCGGTGAAGACATCCGGGCAGGAGAAGTCGCTCGCGCCATAGGTGACCATGAGGATCGAGCAGCTTTTGTCGGTGCTGCCGATCTTGATGCCGGACTGCGGCAGCCATTTGCCGTCCTGGCAGGTGAGCAGCTGGCCGTCCGCGCCCATCGACACCTGACCGGCGTTCTTCCGGGCAGGATCGGGATCCGGCGAGCACGAGGTGTTCACCACGACCTGCCCCGTGATCTCCAGCATGTTCGCCGCGATGATGCCGGGGACGATCAGGTTGCCCTTCTGGTCGACCGCGAGCGCTTGCCAGCCCGCGCCGGTCCAGGAATACGCGCGGTAGAAATCGAGCGTCAGGCGCACGTCGCCACGTTCGTTGCTCGCGTCATTCGGCAGTTGGCTTGCACTCGCCACCGGCTCCTTCCAGTGGCCGCCCGCGCCTCGCCAGTAGCCATTGCGGCAGCTTGCCACGTTGCCGTTCAGGTCCGCCGCGATCTTGCCGTTCATGAAGCCGCTCGCCGTCCCGCAATTGGCCGGGTCGGCGCGATCGAGCTGGATCGTGCCCGACAGCCAGATCGGCACCTGCATCGCGTTCGCTTCCGGATGGCCGCCAACGCCGACGCGGTACAGATAGTCACTGTTGATCTGCTGTCCCGGGCCGTTGAAGAAGATTTCGTTCGCCAGGTGGCCCGGGCCGGGCCGGCCGCAGCCTGGCGTCCCGCCGCCCAGGTAGGTCGCGAGATTGATGATCCAGTTGCCGTAGGCGCCGCGCGCCTCGGCGGGATTGGATGCCGCGATCGAACCGCCGCCCGCGCCGGAGCCGGCCGCGATGGGGCCCAGGTCGACGTCCCGGATTGCTTCGCCGCCGGTTGTCACGACGAGCGCATCGAGCCCCTTGCCGTTCGCCGACTTCTTGACCAGTACGCAGGTCGACTGGCCAAAGGCGTTCTTCAACTGCAATGATTGCGGCAGATCGCCATTCGTCTGCAAATCGGCGAACGGCATGACCACCGGCGTCTGCGTGCCGGCCTTCTGCATCCATGCGTCGTAGTCGCGCTTCAGCGCGCGGGTCACGGCGCCCGTTACCTGTTCCTGGTACTTCGCGGCCTGCTGAGCGCGCACGTCGTCGATCGACGTGTCCATCATCGCGGCGATGCCGATCAGCATCATCGCCGCCACCGCGAGCGCGCCCAGCACCTCGATCAGCGTGAAGCCGCGCGCGCGGCGACGCATCATTCCATATCGCATCAGTATGCTTGTCCCATCCAGACCGGCAGGCCGTCGGCGATCGTCACGCCGGCCGGCAGCGGTACGCCGTTCGCCGGCAGGGTTCCATTCGTGAAGCCCGAGTGCACGACCGCGCCCCGGTATGCCTGCCCTGCGAACAGCGAACCCTGTGCGAGTGTTTCGATCTCGCCGACGATGTTCACGGGTGGGCGCGCCGCCGCGTAGGTGACCACGGTGCGATCCGCTACATAGTTGCGCCAGAGCGGGTTCGCGGTCCGATACCACGCGGGAAACAGCGGCGT contains:
- the sctC gene encoding type III secretion system outer membrane ring subunit SctC, whose protein sequence is MKAKIPVLLSLLAALASAPADAAPVRWRSPEIQYAAEGKDVKDVLRDFAASQNIAANIAPDVSGVVSGKMKMPPQKFLETLASSFGFVWYFDGTVLYVTPANSMKSTLLKLDHATTGDLRDLLEQMKVADPRYPIAYSPQQRTALVAGPPRYVELVSSVAARLDENAVRTGGAVIRVFSLKHAWAADRDVSVDGKTVSMPGVASLLNHMYHPESGKSGSQTTVGRPIGRAAPMTDLGGGQSGGTPLPPLPPSMQAGAGSGGDPRASGGFAAMLAGVGNARAAAELPPGAPAGDPGGGAGAPANTGGPSELPVIQADPRTNSILVRDLPERMSQYPDLITLLDVKPRLIEIEAHIIEIDEGALRQLGIDWRAHNSHLDIQTGTGTTAQNSYANGSLNPTFGSISLSGSGSGGGASVGATPLGLSLTAVLGDAGRYLLTRINALESTNQARTDASPKVTTLDNIEAVMDNKTQFFVRVAGYTSADLYGISTGVSLRVLPMVIEEGGRTQIKLDVRIVDGELSSRTVDNIPVINSSEISTQAFIEQGQALLIAGYKVDSRSSMLAGVPLLSKLPLIGALFRSTDKQDSHTERLFLVSPRVIEP
- a CDS encoding PulJ/GspJ family protein, producing the protein MRYGMMRRRARGFTLIEVLGALAVAAMMLIGIAAMMDTSIDDVRAQQAAKYQEQVTGAVTRALKRDYDAWMQKAGTQTPVVMPFADLQTNGDLPQSLQLKNAFGQSTCVLVKKSANGKGLDALVVTTGGEAIRDVDLGPIAAGSGAGGGSIAASNPAEARGAYGNWIINLATYLGGGTPGCGRPGPGHLANEIFFNGPGQQINSDYLYRVGVGGHPEANAMQVPIWLSGTIQLDRADPANCGTASGFMNGKIAADLNGNVASCRNGYWRGAGGHWKEPVASASQLPNDASNERGDVRLTLDFYRAYSWTGAGWQALAVDQKGNLIVPGIIAANMLEITGQVVVNTSCSPDPDPARKNAGQVSMGADGQLLTCQDGKWLPQSGIKIGSTDKSCSILMVTYGASDFSCPDVFTGPYTSPYVSHSEDGTYTYVIERPVTLNNNGLISVSAYMHMAYALCNKTGRQGQMRLIVQIVDKRNNAVIASNEAQSTKLIDDSSTINVTLNQAAEPGNGYKVVLSSNWATYDQDATPWQSTYCNSKRTFLQTPLVTGWTINSFY
- the pilM gene encoding type IV pilus biogenesis protein PilM — protein: MYALAIVLILAALGGVYTTLHGDDSTSLPPQQVAQALAENLAVYRQATLDYARQHPGTNRAVSNAQLTPLFPAWYRTANPLWRNYVADRTVVTYAAARPPVNIVGEIETLAQGSLFAGQAYRGAVVHSGFTNGTLPANGVPLPAGVTIADGLPVWMGQAY